The sequence GCTGCGCTGGCTGCGCCAGGTCCCCAGGAACGCCAGCCGTTCCGGCGTCACTTCGAGCCCCAGCTCCTCTTCCGCTTCTCTCGTAGCGTCGAAGGCGCTCTCCCCCGCCGCCAGGTGGCCACCCACGGTGACGTCCACCTTGTTCGGCTCCAGGTCCTTTTGACCCGAGCGACGCTGAAGGACGAGGTAGCCGTCCTCCCGGACGATCCAGAGGTGGAACACGCGGTGCCAGTCGCCGTCGCTGTGCACCTCGCTCCTCGGCTTGGTGACGCCCGTCTTCTCACCCGACTCGTCCAGCACGTCGAGCAGCTCATCTCGAGGGCTCATCGCTGCATTCTATCCGCGGGTCCGGCGACGCCCTTCATCGCGATGTCGACGATGTTGCCTGGCGCGAAGAG is a genomic window of Trueperaceae bacterium containing:
- a CDS encoding NUDIX domain-containing protein — encoded protein: MSPRDELLDVLDESGEKTGVTKPRSEVHSDGDWHRVFHLWIVREDGYLVLQRRSGQKDLEPNKVDVTVGGHLAAGESAFDATREAEEELGLEVTPERLAFLGTWRSQRSYEHAVDREFQEVFALVNDWPLEQYSLSCAEVYLLYELPLSRAIELYRDGTPVPVAGFDCQLRKNDALLVTSDLIEQARGTVTEQLLALSHWLAGVTAP